Proteins co-encoded in one Camelus bactrianus isolate YW-2024 breed Bactrian camel chromosome 6, ASM4877302v1, whole genome shotgun sequence genomic window:
- the CHAC1 gene encoding glutathione-specific gamma-glutamylcyclotransferase 1, producing the protein MKQESAAHNTPPSSPPPLQPPQDDSDPQALWIFGYGSLVWRPDFAYSDSRVGFVRGYSRRFWQGDTFHRGSDKMPGRVVTLLEDHEGCTWGVAYQVQGEQVSEALKYLNVREAVLGGYDTKEVTFYPQEDPDQPLKALAYVATPQNPGYLGPAPEEAIATQILACRGFSGHNLEYLLRLADFMQLCGPQAQDEHLAAIVDAVGTMLPCFCPTEQALALV; encoded by the exons ATGAAGCAGGAGTCCGCAGCCCATAATACCCCGCCCTCCTCACCACCCCCATTGCAGCCTCCTCAGGACGACAGCGACCCCCAAGCCCTGTGGATTTTCGGGTACGGCTCCCTGGTGTGGAGGCCCGACTTCGCCTACAGCGATAGCCGTGTGGGCTTCGTGCGAGGCTACAGCCGCCGCTTCTGGCAGGGAGACACCTTTCATCGGGGCAGCGACAAGATG CCTGGTCGTGTGGTGACCCTCCTTGAAGATCATGAG GGCTGCACTTGGGGTGTGGCGTACCAGGTGCAAGGTGAGCAGGTGAGCGAAGCCCTCAAGTACCTGAATGTGCGGGAGGCAGTGCTCGGCGGCTATGATACCAAGGAGGTCACCTTCTACCCCCAAGAGGACCCTGACCAACCACTCAAGGCATTGGCCTATGTGGCCACCCCACAGAACCCTGGTTACCTGGGCCCTGCACCCGAGGAGGCCATTGCTACACAGATCCTGGCCTGCCGAGGCTTCTCCGGCCACAACCTGGAGTACTTGCTACGCCTGGCAGACTTCATGCAGCTCTGTGGGCCCCAGGCACAGGACGAGCACCTGGCAGCCATCGTGGATGCTGTAGGCACCATGTTGCCCTGCTTCTGCCCCACCGAGCAGGCTTTGGCACTGGTCTGA